A window of the Halichoerus grypus chromosome 2, mHalGry1.hap1.1, whole genome shotgun sequence genome harbors these coding sequences:
- the BHLHA9 gene encoding class A basic helix-loop-helix protein 9, with amino-acid sequence MHRGAPGGLRGLKGAEGSSEDLGGSCLEAGRSFGVLRENGEAEEAAGGRKRARPVRSKARRMAANVRERKRILDYNEAFNALRRALRHDLGGKRLSKIATLRRAIHRIAALSLVLRASPAPRWPCGHLECHGQAARAGGSGDAGSSPPPPAPPPAGPFAPRCASCSPHTPPGRPRAVAEAPGAAQASTGSWRRGPGAPFAGPRGHLRAGPGLGFQHC; translated from the coding sequence ATGCACCGAGGCGCGCCAGGAGGCCTCAGAGGCCTCAAGGGGGCCGAGGGCTCCTCCGAGGACTTGGGGGGCTCTTGCCTGGAGGCCGGGAGGAGCTTTGGGGTGCTGAGGGAGAACGGCGAGGCCGAGGAGGCGGCGGGCGGCAGGAAGCGCGCCCGGCCGGTGCGCTCCAAGGCGCGGCGCATGGCGGCCAACGTGCGGGAGCGCAAGCGCATCCTGGACTACAACGAGGCCTTCAACGCGCTCCGCCGGGCGCTGCGGCACGACCTGGGCGGCAAGAGGCTCTCCAAGATCGCCACGCTGCGCAGGGCCATCCACCGCATCGCGGCGCTCTCCCTGGTCCTGCGCGCCAGCCCCGCGCCCCGCTGGCCCTGCGGGCACCTGGAGTGCCACGGCCAGGCCGCGCGCGCGGGGGGCAGCGGGGATGCGGGCTCcagcccgccgccgcccgccccgccgcccgccggcCCCTTCGCGCCGCGCTGCGCCTCGTGCTCCCCGCACACGCCCCCGGGACGGCCCCGGGCGGTGGCCGAGGCTCCGGGCGCGGCCCAGGCGTCCACGGGAAGCTGGCGCCGAGGTCCCGGGGCTCCCTTCGCCGGGCCGCGGGGGCACCTGCGTGCGGGCCCCGGGCTGGGCTTCCAGCACTGCTGA